A genome region from Pecten maximus unplaced genomic scaffold, xPecMax1.1, whole genome shotgun sequence includes the following:
- the LOC117318427 gene encoding uncharacterized protein LOC117318427, which yields MAAALCRTFVGLTRRAVLPYQARAYGSKADGGRDIGISGMHSIFPPEESHEGKIETPDSLMPSNLGHMLGEERDEILTELAGAKDHFDFDGVRVNEREGTRDAPIIVRSESDNRIVGCLCKYYNYSESYSGV from the exons ATGGCGGCGGCTCTGTGTAGAACGTTTGTAGGTCTTACAAGAAGGGCTGTGCTCCCTTATCAAGCGAGGGCGTATGGCAGTAAAGCCGACGGAGGAAGAGACATTGGTATAAGCGGCATGCATTCTATATTCCCCCCAGAAGAAAGTCACGAAGGGAAAATTG aaaCACCTGATTCCCTGATGCCTAGTAATCTTGGACACATGCTTGGTGAGGAGAGAGATGAAATTTTAACAGAGCTGGCTGGTGCAAAG GATCACTTTGACTTTGATGGAGTCCGTGTGAATGAACGTGAAGGCACCAGAGATGCCCCAATCATTGTTAGATCCGAGAGTGACAACAGAATCGTCGGATGTCTTTGTAAGTATTACAATTACTCTGAATCATACAGCGGTGTCTAG